In Vicia villosa cultivar HV-30 ecotype Madison, WI unplaced genomic scaffold, Vvil1.0 ctg.000349F_1_1, whole genome shotgun sequence, the following proteins share a genomic window:
- the LOC131627141 gene encoding chalcone synthase 1A-like yields the protein MVTVNDIRQAHRAEGTATVLAIGTATPQNCVDQTTYPDFYFRITNNEHNIELKEKFKRICEKSMIKKRYLHLTEDILKKNPSFCEYMAPSLDAKQEILVEEIPKLGKEAATKAIKEWGQPKSKITHLIFCTSSGVDMPGADYQLTKLLGLSPDVKRYMIYQQGCFAGAMGLSLAKDLTENNKDSRALLVCSEMRILTFSGPSDANVEGLVGQALFGDGAAAVIIGSDPLPEVEKPLFELAWTAQTILPDSGGSIKGEIREVGMILHLLKDVPDHISKHIEKALVKAFQPLNISDYNSIFWIAHPGGRAILDRVEAKLGLKPEKMQTTRYILSNYGNMSSASVLFIMDEMRRKSKEEGLATTGEGLEWGVLFGFGPGLTVETVLLRSVAI from the exons ATGGTGACAGTTAATGATATCCGCCAAGCACACAGAGCTGAAGGCACTGCCACTGTGTTAGCAATCGGCACTGCAACACCTCAAAATTGTGTGGATCAGACTACATATCCGGATTTCTACTTCCGTATCACAAACAATGAACACAACATAGAGCTCAAAGAAAAATTCAAGCGCATAT gtgAAAAATCTATGATTAAGAAGAGATACCTGCATTTAACAGAagatattttgaagaaaaatccAAGTTTCTGTGAATACATGGCACCTTCATTGGATGCCAAACAAGAGATCCTAGTTGAGGAAATACCAAAGCTAGGAAAAGAGGCTGCAACAAAGGCTATCAAGGAATGGGGTCAACCTAAATCCAAGATTACTCATCTCATCTTTTGCACTTCAAGTGGTGTGGATATGCCTGGTGCTGACTATCAGCTCACAAAGCTTTTAGGCCTAAGCCCAGATGTAAAGCGTTATATGATATACCAACAAGGCTGTTTTGCTGGTGCAATGGGACTTAGTTTAGCTAAGGATTTGACCGAGAACAACAAAGATTCTCGTGCGTTGTTGGTTTGTTCGGAGATGAGAATATTAACTTTCTCTGGACCTAGTGATGCTAATGTTGAAGGTCTTGTGGGACAGGCATTGTTTGGAGATGGTGCGGCAGCTGTGATTATTGGTTCTGATCCATTGCCAGAAGTTGAGAAGCCTTTGTTTGAATTGGCATGGACTGCACAAACCATCCTTCCAGATAGCGGAGGATCTATTAAAGGTGAGATTCGTGAAGTAGGAATGATATTACATCTCCTCAAGGATGTTCCTGACCATATTTCAAAACACATTGAAAAAGCTCTTGTTAAGGCCTTTCAACCTTTGAATATCTCGGATTACAATTCCATTTTTTGGATTGCACACCCGGGTGGACGCGCCATTCTTGACCGAGTTGAAGCAAAATTAGGCTTAAAGCCAGAGAAAATGCAAACCACTAGATATATACTAAGCAACTATGGTAACATGTCAAGCGCGTCTGTACTATTCATCATGGATGAGATGAGGAGGAAATCAAAAGAAGAAGGCCTTGCCACAACAGGTGAGGGACTTGAATGGGGTGTGCTTTTTGGATTTGGACCTGGACTTACTGTCGAGACTGTTTTGCTCCGTAGTGTGGCCATTTAA